A window from Pangasianodon hypophthalmus isolate fPanHyp1 chromosome 4, fPanHyp1.pri, whole genome shotgun sequence encodes these proteins:
- the mark2b gene encoding serine/threonine-protein kinase MARK2 isoform X1 — protein MSTRNQGLGVIEHSSGQTPIDAKTGGRSSMSRSRNTTTMTTDEHPHIGNYRLLKTIGKGNFAKVKLAKHVLTGKEVAVKIIDKTQLNSSSLQKLFREVRIMKLLNHPNIVKLFEVIETEKTLYLVMEYASGGEVFDYLVAHGRMKEKEARAKFRQIVSAVQYCHQKCIVHRDLKAENLLLDADMNIKIADFGFSNEFTVGNKLDTFCGSPPYAAPELFQGKKYDGPEVDVWSLGVILYTLVSGSLPFDGQNLKELRERVLRGKYRIPFYMSTDCENLLKKFLILNPTKRGSLEQIMKDRWMNVGHEEEELKPYIEPQPDYKDPKRTDIMLQMGYTQEEIQDSLVNQKYDEVMATYLLLDYRNSELDESVNMLIKPRPGSDLTNSNAPSPPHKVQRSVSSTQKPRRPTDQVTYSKRPQGDNKYTAEDSGRKGSSSSTKVPPSPVVPGDSKKSSTPSTNSILSTGTSRSRNSPLTERSLLGVQNGKDSLNTPGSRASTASAGAVLTSSSSSRSRHHKSMSSSAHPCPADLHAHQPSGPPQRAPGASPSAYNISSATGPERTNFPRGVPARNTFHIGQQRGARDQQGSPYHAPPASPSLSHGTSQQRRPPTSGIFSKFTSKFVRRNLSFRFPRRSPYEGESRDEGSRSMLSSADKAEKTGVGGGTLGSGGGDENKDSLSSSSPRGGTPPPSAKDNTKPRSLRFTWSMKTTSSMEPSEMMKEIRKVLDANSCEYEVRERYMLFCMAGNPSRDDFVQWEMEVCKLPRLSLNGVRFKRISGTSIAFKNIASKIANELKL, from the exons ACCCCCATAGACGCCAAAACAGGAGGACGTTCAAGCATGTCACGAAGCCGCAACACGACCACCATGACAACGGATGAGCATCCACACATCGGAAACTACCGTCTGCTCAAAACCATCGGCAAGGGCAACTTTGCGAAAGTTAAATTGGCCAAACATGTCCTCACAGGAAAAGAG GTGGCAGTGAAAATCATAGACAAGACACAGCTCAATTCTTCCAGTCTTCAAAAA CTCTTCCGAGAAGTGCGAATCATGAAGCTTTTAAACCATCCAAATATAG TGAAGTTATTTGAGGTGATTGAGACAGAGAAGACACTGTATTTGGTTATGGAGTATGCCAGTGGAG GTGAGGTTTTCGATTACCTTGTCGCTCATGGAAGGATGAAAGAAAAGGAGGCTCGTGCCAAATTTAgacag ATTGTTTCTGCTGTGCAGTATTGCCACCAGAAGTGCATTGTACACAGGGACCTAAAG GCTGAAAACCTTTTGCTAGATGCAGATATGAACATTAAGATAGCAGACTTTGGTTTCAGCAACGAGTTTACTGTGGGAAATAAGCTGGACACATTCTGCGGCAGCCCCCCCTACGCCGCTCCTGAGCTCTTTCAAGGCAAGAAGTACGACGGCCCCGAGGTTGATGTCTGGAGCTTGGGGGTCATTCTCTACACACTGGTCAGCGGTTCCCTGCCCTTTGACGGACAGAACCTGAAA GAGCTTAGAGAGCGTGTATTGAGGGGGAAGTACAGGATTCCCTTCTATATGTCTACAGACTGTGAGAATCTACTGAAGAAATTCCTTATTCTCAACCCAACCAAAAGAGGCAGTCTAGag CAGATCATGAAGGACCGCTGGATGAATGTGGGTCATGAGGAGGAGGAATTAAAGCCCTACATAGAGCCCCAGCCTGACTATAAGGACCCCAAAAGAACAG ATATAATGCTACAAATGGGCTACACACAAGAGGAAATTCAGGATTCACTTGTCAACCAGAAATATGATGAAGTTATGGCAACTTACCTGCTGCTTGACTATAGGAACTCTGAG CTCGATGAGAGTGTCAACATGTTGATCAAACCACGACCAGGAAGTGACCTCACAAACAGTAATGCACCTTCTCCACCTCACAAGGTACAACGCAGTGTGTCATCTACTCAGAAACCACGAAGGCCCACAGATCAGG TCACATACTCTAAAAGGCCTCAAGGGGATAACAAGTACACAGCTGAGGATTCTGGGCGGAAAGGGTCCAGTAGCTCAACCAAAGTGCCACCCAGCCCCGTCGTCCCAGGAGACAGCAAAAAGAGCTCCACACCCTccact AACAGTATCCTGTCCACTGGCACAAGCCGCAGCAGAAACTCTCCTCTCACTGAGAGATCCTTGCTGGGAGTCCAAAACGGCAAGGACAG CCTGAACACACCCGGGTCCCGCGCCTCCACGGCCTCGGCCGGCGCCGTACTCACATCGTCCTCGTCCTCACGTTCCCGTCATCACAAGTCCATGTCCTCCTCAGCCCACCCTTGCCCCGCTGACCTACACGCACACCAGCCCAG tgGTCCTCCCCAGAGAGCACCTGGTGCATCACCGTCAGCTTACAACATCAGCAGCGCTACAGGGCCGGAGCGTACCAACTTTCCGCGAGGGGTGCCCGCTCGGAACACCTTCCACATCGGTCAGCAGAGAGGGGCACGGGATCAGCAAGGCTCACCATATCACGCTCCTCCAGCCTCGCCTTCCCTGTCTCATGGCACCAGCCAGCAGCGGAGACCCCCAACCTCAGGCATCTTCAGCAAGTTCACCTCCAAGTTTGTGCGCAG aaatCTATCATTCAGGTTCCCCAGAAG GAGCCCATATGAGGGAGAGAGTCGAGACGAGGGCAGCAG ATCCATGCTGAGCAGCGCCGACAAGGCAGAGAAGACTGGAGTAGGAGGTGGGACGCTTGGCTCAGGTGGTGGGGATGAAAACAAGGACtcactctcctcctcctctccaaGGGGTGGAACTCCGCCCCCGTCTGCGAAGGACAACACCAAACCTCGCTCGCTGCGCTTCACCTGGAGCATGAAGACCACTTCGTCCATGGAGCCCAGCGAGATGATGAAGGAGATCCGTAAGGTTCTAGACGCTAACAGCTGTGAATACGAAGTGCGTGAGCGCTACATGCTCTTCTGCATGGCTGGCAACCCCTCCCGGGATGACTTCGTCCAGTGGGAGATGGAGGTGTGCAAGCTACCCCGCCTGTCCCTCAACGGCGTGCGCTTCAAGAGGATTTCCGGCACTTCCATCGCCTTCAAGAACATCGCTTCCAAAATTGCCAATGAGCTCAAACTATGA
- the mark2b gene encoding serine/threonine-protein kinase MARK2 isoform X7 → MSTRNQGLGVIEHSSGQTPIDAKTGGRSSMSRSRNTTTMTTDEHPHIGNYRLLKTIGKGNFAKVKLAKHVLTGKEVAVKIIDKTQLNSSSLQKLFREVRIMKLLNHPNIVKLFEVIETEKTLYLVMEYASGGEVFDYLVAHGRMKEKEARAKFRQIVSAVQYCHQKCIVHRDLKAENLLLDADMNIKIADFGFSNEFTVGNKLDTFCGSPPYAAPELFQGKKYDGPEVDVWSLGVILYTLVSGSLPFDGQNLKELRERVLRGKYRIPFYMSTDCENLLKKFLILNPTKRGSLEQIMKDRWMNVGHEEEELKPYIEPQPDYKDPKRTDIMLQMGYTQEEIQDSLVNQKYDEVMATYLLLDYRNSELDESVNMLIKPRPGSDLTNSNAPSPPHKVQRSVSSTQKPRRPTDQVTYSKRPQGDNKYTAEDSGRKGSSSSTKVPPSPVVPGDSKKSSTPSTNSILSTGTSRSRNSPLTERSLLGVQNGKDSGPPQRAPGASPSAYNISSATGPERTNFPRGVPARNTFHIGQQRGARDQQGSPYHAPPASPSLSHGTSQQRRPPTSGIFSKFTSKFVRRNLSFRFPRRSPYEGESRDEGSRSMLSSADKAEKTGVGGGTLGSGGGDENKDSLSSSSPRGGTPPPSAKDNTKPRSLRFTWSMKTTSSMEPSEMMKEIRKVLDANSCEYEVRERYMLFCMAGNPSRDDFVQWEMEVCKLPRLSLNGVRFKRISGTSIAFKNIASKIANELKL, encoded by the exons ACCCCCATAGACGCCAAAACAGGAGGACGTTCAAGCATGTCACGAAGCCGCAACACGACCACCATGACAACGGATGAGCATCCACACATCGGAAACTACCGTCTGCTCAAAACCATCGGCAAGGGCAACTTTGCGAAAGTTAAATTGGCCAAACATGTCCTCACAGGAAAAGAG GTGGCAGTGAAAATCATAGACAAGACACAGCTCAATTCTTCCAGTCTTCAAAAA CTCTTCCGAGAAGTGCGAATCATGAAGCTTTTAAACCATCCAAATATAG TGAAGTTATTTGAGGTGATTGAGACAGAGAAGACACTGTATTTGGTTATGGAGTATGCCAGTGGAG GTGAGGTTTTCGATTACCTTGTCGCTCATGGAAGGATGAAAGAAAAGGAGGCTCGTGCCAAATTTAgacag ATTGTTTCTGCTGTGCAGTATTGCCACCAGAAGTGCATTGTACACAGGGACCTAAAG GCTGAAAACCTTTTGCTAGATGCAGATATGAACATTAAGATAGCAGACTTTGGTTTCAGCAACGAGTTTACTGTGGGAAATAAGCTGGACACATTCTGCGGCAGCCCCCCCTACGCCGCTCCTGAGCTCTTTCAAGGCAAGAAGTACGACGGCCCCGAGGTTGATGTCTGGAGCTTGGGGGTCATTCTCTACACACTGGTCAGCGGTTCCCTGCCCTTTGACGGACAGAACCTGAAA GAGCTTAGAGAGCGTGTATTGAGGGGGAAGTACAGGATTCCCTTCTATATGTCTACAGACTGTGAGAATCTACTGAAGAAATTCCTTATTCTCAACCCAACCAAAAGAGGCAGTCTAGag CAGATCATGAAGGACCGCTGGATGAATGTGGGTCATGAGGAGGAGGAATTAAAGCCCTACATAGAGCCCCAGCCTGACTATAAGGACCCCAAAAGAACAG ATATAATGCTACAAATGGGCTACACACAAGAGGAAATTCAGGATTCACTTGTCAACCAGAAATATGATGAAGTTATGGCAACTTACCTGCTGCTTGACTATAGGAACTCTGAG CTCGATGAGAGTGTCAACATGTTGATCAAACCACGACCAGGAAGTGACCTCACAAACAGTAATGCACCTTCTCCACCTCACAAGGTACAACGCAGTGTGTCATCTACTCAGAAACCACGAAGGCCCACAGATCAGG TCACATACTCTAAAAGGCCTCAAGGGGATAACAAGTACACAGCTGAGGATTCTGGGCGGAAAGGGTCCAGTAGCTCAACCAAAGTGCCACCCAGCCCCGTCGTCCCAGGAGACAGCAAAAAGAGCTCCACACCCTccact AACAGTATCCTGTCCACTGGCACAAGCCGCAGCAGAAACTCTCCTCTCACTGAGAGATCCTTGCTGGGAGTCCAAAACGGCAAGGACAG tgGTCCTCCCCAGAGAGCACCTGGTGCATCACCGTCAGCTTACAACATCAGCAGCGCTACAGGGCCGGAGCGTACCAACTTTCCGCGAGGGGTGCCCGCTCGGAACACCTTCCACATCGGTCAGCAGAGAGGGGCACGGGATCAGCAAGGCTCACCATATCACGCTCCTCCAGCCTCGCCTTCCCTGTCTCATGGCACCAGCCAGCAGCGGAGACCCCCAACCTCAGGCATCTTCAGCAAGTTCACCTCCAAGTTTGTGCGCAG aaatCTATCATTCAGGTTCCCCAGAAG GAGCCCATATGAGGGAGAGAGTCGAGACGAGGGCAGCAG ATCCATGCTGAGCAGCGCCGACAAGGCAGAGAAGACTGGAGTAGGAGGTGGGACGCTTGGCTCAGGTGGTGGGGATGAAAACAAGGACtcactctcctcctcctctccaaGGGGTGGAACTCCGCCCCCGTCTGCGAAGGACAACACCAAACCTCGCTCGCTGCGCTTCACCTGGAGCATGAAGACCACTTCGTCCATGGAGCCCAGCGAGATGATGAAGGAGATCCGTAAGGTTCTAGACGCTAACAGCTGTGAATACGAAGTGCGTGAGCGCTACATGCTCTTCTGCATGGCTGGCAACCCCTCCCGGGATGACTTCGTCCAGTGGGAGATGGAGGTGTGCAAGCTACCCCGCCTGTCCCTCAACGGCGTGCGCTTCAAGAGGATTTCCGGCACTTCCATCGCCTTCAAGAACATCGCTTCCAAAATTGCCAATGAGCTCAAACTATGA
- the mark2b gene encoding serine/threonine-protein kinase MARK2 isoform X6, with product MSTRNQGLGVIEHSSGQTPIDAKTGGRSSMSRSRNTTTMTTDEHPHIGNYRLLKTIGKGNFAKVKLAKHVLTGKEVAVKIIDKTQLNSSSLQKLFREVRIMKLLNHPNIVKLFEVIETEKTLYLVMEYASGGEVFDYLVAHGRMKEKEARAKFRQIVSAVQYCHQKCIVHRDLKAENLLLDADMNIKIADFGFSNEFTVGNKLDTFCGSPPYAAPELFQGKKYDGPEVDVWSLGVILYTLVSGSLPFDGQNLKELRERVLRGKYRIPFYMSTDCENLLKKFLILNPTKRGSLEQIMKDRWMNVGHEEEELKPYIEPQPDYKDPKRTDIMLQMGYTQEEIQDSLVNQKYDEVMATYLLLDYRNSELDESVNMLIKPRPGSDLTNSNAPSPPHKVQRSVSSTQKPRRPTDQVTYSKRPQGDNKYTAEDSGRKGSSSSTKVPPSPVVPGDSKKSSTPSTNSILSTGTSRSRNSPLTERSLLGVQNGKDSLNTPGSRASTASAGAVLTSSSSSRSRHHKSMSSSAHPCPADLHAHQPSGPPQRAPGASPSAYNISSATGPERTNFPRGVPARNTFHIGQQRGARDQQGSPYHAPPASPSLSHGTSQQRRPPTSGIFSKFTSKFVRRSMLSSADKAEKTGVGGGTLGSGGGDENKDSLSSSSPRGGTPPPSAKDNTKPRSLRFTWSMKTTSSMEPSEMMKEIRKVLDANSCEYEVRERYMLFCMAGNPSRDDFVQWEMEVCKLPRLSLNGVRFKRISGTSIAFKNIASKIANELKL from the exons ACCCCCATAGACGCCAAAACAGGAGGACGTTCAAGCATGTCACGAAGCCGCAACACGACCACCATGACAACGGATGAGCATCCACACATCGGAAACTACCGTCTGCTCAAAACCATCGGCAAGGGCAACTTTGCGAAAGTTAAATTGGCCAAACATGTCCTCACAGGAAAAGAG GTGGCAGTGAAAATCATAGACAAGACACAGCTCAATTCTTCCAGTCTTCAAAAA CTCTTCCGAGAAGTGCGAATCATGAAGCTTTTAAACCATCCAAATATAG TGAAGTTATTTGAGGTGATTGAGACAGAGAAGACACTGTATTTGGTTATGGAGTATGCCAGTGGAG GTGAGGTTTTCGATTACCTTGTCGCTCATGGAAGGATGAAAGAAAAGGAGGCTCGTGCCAAATTTAgacag ATTGTTTCTGCTGTGCAGTATTGCCACCAGAAGTGCATTGTACACAGGGACCTAAAG GCTGAAAACCTTTTGCTAGATGCAGATATGAACATTAAGATAGCAGACTTTGGTTTCAGCAACGAGTTTACTGTGGGAAATAAGCTGGACACATTCTGCGGCAGCCCCCCCTACGCCGCTCCTGAGCTCTTTCAAGGCAAGAAGTACGACGGCCCCGAGGTTGATGTCTGGAGCTTGGGGGTCATTCTCTACACACTGGTCAGCGGTTCCCTGCCCTTTGACGGACAGAACCTGAAA GAGCTTAGAGAGCGTGTATTGAGGGGGAAGTACAGGATTCCCTTCTATATGTCTACAGACTGTGAGAATCTACTGAAGAAATTCCTTATTCTCAACCCAACCAAAAGAGGCAGTCTAGag CAGATCATGAAGGACCGCTGGATGAATGTGGGTCATGAGGAGGAGGAATTAAAGCCCTACATAGAGCCCCAGCCTGACTATAAGGACCCCAAAAGAACAG ATATAATGCTACAAATGGGCTACACACAAGAGGAAATTCAGGATTCACTTGTCAACCAGAAATATGATGAAGTTATGGCAACTTACCTGCTGCTTGACTATAGGAACTCTGAG CTCGATGAGAGTGTCAACATGTTGATCAAACCACGACCAGGAAGTGACCTCACAAACAGTAATGCACCTTCTCCACCTCACAAGGTACAACGCAGTGTGTCATCTACTCAGAAACCACGAAGGCCCACAGATCAGG TCACATACTCTAAAAGGCCTCAAGGGGATAACAAGTACACAGCTGAGGATTCTGGGCGGAAAGGGTCCAGTAGCTCAACCAAAGTGCCACCCAGCCCCGTCGTCCCAGGAGACAGCAAAAAGAGCTCCACACCCTccact AACAGTATCCTGTCCACTGGCACAAGCCGCAGCAGAAACTCTCCTCTCACTGAGAGATCCTTGCTGGGAGTCCAAAACGGCAAGGACAG CCTGAACACACCCGGGTCCCGCGCCTCCACGGCCTCGGCCGGCGCCGTACTCACATCGTCCTCGTCCTCACGTTCCCGTCATCACAAGTCCATGTCCTCCTCAGCCCACCCTTGCCCCGCTGACCTACACGCACACCAGCCCAG tgGTCCTCCCCAGAGAGCACCTGGTGCATCACCGTCAGCTTACAACATCAGCAGCGCTACAGGGCCGGAGCGTACCAACTTTCCGCGAGGGGTGCCCGCTCGGAACACCTTCCACATCGGTCAGCAGAGAGGGGCACGGGATCAGCAAGGCTCACCATATCACGCTCCTCCAGCCTCGCCTTCCCTGTCTCATGGCACCAGCCAGCAGCGGAGACCCCCAACCTCAGGCATCTTCAGCAAGTTCACCTCCAAGTTTGTGCGCAG ATCCATGCTGAGCAGCGCCGACAAGGCAGAGAAGACTGGAGTAGGAGGTGGGACGCTTGGCTCAGGTGGTGGGGATGAAAACAAGGACtcactctcctcctcctctccaaGGGGTGGAACTCCGCCCCCGTCTGCGAAGGACAACACCAAACCTCGCTCGCTGCGCTTCACCTGGAGCATGAAGACCACTTCGTCCATGGAGCCCAGCGAGATGATGAAGGAGATCCGTAAGGTTCTAGACGCTAACAGCTGTGAATACGAAGTGCGTGAGCGCTACATGCTCTTCTGCATGGCTGGCAACCCCTCCCGGGATGACTTCGTCCAGTGGGAGATGGAGGTGTGCAAGCTACCCCGCCTGTCCCTCAACGGCGTGCGCTTCAAGAGGATTTCCGGCACTTCCATCGCCTTCAAGAACATCGCTTCCAAAATTGCCAATGAGCTCAAACTATGA
- the mark2b gene encoding serine/threonine-protein kinase MARK2 isoform X2, protein MSTRNQGLGVIEHSSGQTPIDAKTGGRSSMSRSRNTTTMTTDEHPHIGNYRLLKTIGKGNFAKVKLAKHVLTGKEVAVKIIDKTQLNSSSLQKLFREVRIMKLLNHPNIVKLFEVIETEKTLYLVMEYASGGEVFDYLVAHGRMKEKEARAKFRQIVSAVQYCHQKCIVHRDLKAENLLLDADMNIKIADFGFSNEFTVGNKLDTFCGSPPYAAPELFQGKKYDGPEVDVWSLGVILYTLVSGSLPFDGQNLKELRERVLRGKYRIPFYMSTDCENLLKKFLILNPTKRGSLEQIMKDRWMNVGHEEEELKPYIEPQPDYKDPKRTDIMLQMGYTQEEIQDSLVNQKYDEVMATYLLLDYRNSELDESVNMLIKPRPGSDLTNSNAPSPPHKVQRSVSSTQKPRRPTDQVTYSKRPQGDNKYTAEDSGRKGSSSSTKVPPSPVVPGDSKKSSTPSTNSILSTGTSRSRNSPLTERSLLGVQNGKDSLNTPGSRASTASAGAVLTSSSSSRSRHHKSMSSSAHPCPADLHAHQPSGPPQRAPGASPSAYNISSATGPERTNFPRGVPARNTFHIGQQRGARDQQGSPYHAPPASPSLSHGTSQQRRPPTSGIFSKFTSKFVRRNLSFRFPRSPYEGESRDEGSRSMLSSADKAEKTGVGGGTLGSGGGDENKDSLSSSSPRGGTPPPSAKDNTKPRSLRFTWSMKTTSSMEPSEMMKEIRKVLDANSCEYEVRERYMLFCMAGNPSRDDFVQWEMEVCKLPRLSLNGVRFKRISGTSIAFKNIASKIANELKL, encoded by the exons ACCCCCATAGACGCCAAAACAGGAGGACGTTCAAGCATGTCACGAAGCCGCAACACGACCACCATGACAACGGATGAGCATCCACACATCGGAAACTACCGTCTGCTCAAAACCATCGGCAAGGGCAACTTTGCGAAAGTTAAATTGGCCAAACATGTCCTCACAGGAAAAGAG GTGGCAGTGAAAATCATAGACAAGACACAGCTCAATTCTTCCAGTCTTCAAAAA CTCTTCCGAGAAGTGCGAATCATGAAGCTTTTAAACCATCCAAATATAG TGAAGTTATTTGAGGTGATTGAGACAGAGAAGACACTGTATTTGGTTATGGAGTATGCCAGTGGAG GTGAGGTTTTCGATTACCTTGTCGCTCATGGAAGGATGAAAGAAAAGGAGGCTCGTGCCAAATTTAgacag ATTGTTTCTGCTGTGCAGTATTGCCACCAGAAGTGCATTGTACACAGGGACCTAAAG GCTGAAAACCTTTTGCTAGATGCAGATATGAACATTAAGATAGCAGACTTTGGTTTCAGCAACGAGTTTACTGTGGGAAATAAGCTGGACACATTCTGCGGCAGCCCCCCCTACGCCGCTCCTGAGCTCTTTCAAGGCAAGAAGTACGACGGCCCCGAGGTTGATGTCTGGAGCTTGGGGGTCATTCTCTACACACTGGTCAGCGGTTCCCTGCCCTTTGACGGACAGAACCTGAAA GAGCTTAGAGAGCGTGTATTGAGGGGGAAGTACAGGATTCCCTTCTATATGTCTACAGACTGTGAGAATCTACTGAAGAAATTCCTTATTCTCAACCCAACCAAAAGAGGCAGTCTAGag CAGATCATGAAGGACCGCTGGATGAATGTGGGTCATGAGGAGGAGGAATTAAAGCCCTACATAGAGCCCCAGCCTGACTATAAGGACCCCAAAAGAACAG ATATAATGCTACAAATGGGCTACACACAAGAGGAAATTCAGGATTCACTTGTCAACCAGAAATATGATGAAGTTATGGCAACTTACCTGCTGCTTGACTATAGGAACTCTGAG CTCGATGAGAGTGTCAACATGTTGATCAAACCACGACCAGGAAGTGACCTCACAAACAGTAATGCACCTTCTCCACCTCACAAGGTACAACGCAGTGTGTCATCTACTCAGAAACCACGAAGGCCCACAGATCAGG TCACATACTCTAAAAGGCCTCAAGGGGATAACAAGTACACAGCTGAGGATTCTGGGCGGAAAGGGTCCAGTAGCTCAACCAAAGTGCCACCCAGCCCCGTCGTCCCAGGAGACAGCAAAAAGAGCTCCACACCCTccact AACAGTATCCTGTCCACTGGCACAAGCCGCAGCAGAAACTCTCCTCTCACTGAGAGATCCTTGCTGGGAGTCCAAAACGGCAAGGACAG CCTGAACACACCCGGGTCCCGCGCCTCCACGGCCTCGGCCGGCGCCGTACTCACATCGTCCTCGTCCTCACGTTCCCGTCATCACAAGTCCATGTCCTCCTCAGCCCACCCTTGCCCCGCTGACCTACACGCACACCAGCCCAG tgGTCCTCCCCAGAGAGCACCTGGTGCATCACCGTCAGCTTACAACATCAGCAGCGCTACAGGGCCGGAGCGTACCAACTTTCCGCGAGGGGTGCCCGCTCGGAACACCTTCCACATCGGTCAGCAGAGAGGGGCACGGGATCAGCAAGGCTCACCATATCACGCTCCTCCAGCCTCGCCTTCCCTGTCTCATGGCACCAGCCAGCAGCGGAGACCCCCAACCTCAGGCATCTTCAGCAAGTTCACCTCCAAGTTTGTGCGCAG aaatCTATCATTCAGGTTCCCCAGAAG CCCATATGAGGGAGAGAGTCGAGACGAGGGCAGCAG ATCCATGCTGAGCAGCGCCGACAAGGCAGAGAAGACTGGAGTAGGAGGTGGGACGCTTGGCTCAGGTGGTGGGGATGAAAACAAGGACtcactctcctcctcctctccaaGGGGTGGAACTCCGCCCCCGTCTGCGAAGGACAACACCAAACCTCGCTCGCTGCGCTTCACCTGGAGCATGAAGACCACTTCGTCCATGGAGCCCAGCGAGATGATGAAGGAGATCCGTAAGGTTCTAGACGCTAACAGCTGTGAATACGAAGTGCGTGAGCGCTACATGCTCTTCTGCATGGCTGGCAACCCCTCCCGGGATGACTTCGTCCAGTGGGAGATGGAGGTGTGCAAGCTACCCCGCCTGTCCCTCAACGGCGTGCGCTTCAAGAGGATTTCCGGCACTTCCATCGCCTTCAAGAACATCGCTTCCAAAATTGCCAATGAGCTCAAACTATGA